In Quercus robur chromosome 10, dhQueRobu3.1, whole genome shotgun sequence, a genomic segment contains:
- the LOC126704131 gene encoding UDP-glycosyltransferase 83A1-like, which produces MGATNAHVLLISYPSQGHVAPFMKLSHLLVDHEVKVTFVITESTHVRMKNALPELGEKQHLMRLVSLPDGLESEDDRKDERKLSSSISQVLPGRLEDLIKKANQLGGDDDQITCVITDAAFMWALEIAEKMRLKRAVFWTSEPGLLASALNIPKLLEAGIIDKNGTPRKDGKIQLSPNVPALSTSEFFWNWPENLEMQKTMFSYALAIQQKMKVSNWLLCHWFHDLHPAASDLLPNMLPIGPLLANEHPVGNLWREDLTCLSWLNEQPAGSVIYVAFGSTSLVSISQHQFDQIALGLELAGRPFLWVIKSDLTKGFNPKYPDGFANGKIVQWAPQEKVLAHPSVACFLTHCGWNSTLESLSNAVPFLCWPQFGDQHYVQSCICDGWKVGLPLKKDDNGIITSHEIKRKIDELFSDDDIRANSLKLKNMARESVGKGGSSTKNLEYFIEQIKH; this is translated from the exons ATGGGAGCAACCAATGCTCATGTGTTACTGATATCATACCCATCACAAGGGCATGTTGCACCATTCATGAAGTTGTCACACCTTCTAGTTGATCATGAGGTAAAGGTGACATTTGTGATAACAGAGTCTACACATGTACGAATGAAGAATGCATTGCCAGAGCTGGGAGAGAAGCAGCACCTGATGAGGCTAGTCTCACTCCCTGATGGTTTGGAATCTGAGGATGATCGGAAAGATGAAAGGAAGCTCAGTTCGAGTATTTCTCAAGTCTTGCCTGGTCGTCTTGAGGACTTGATTAAGAAGGCTAACCAATTGGGTGGTGATGATGATCAGATCACTTGTGTTATTACTGATGCAGCTTTTATGTGGGCTCTGGAGATTGCTGAGAAGATGAGGCTCAAGCGGGCAGTGTTTTGGACATCCGAACCAGGACTCTTGGCCTCGGCACTTAACATTCCGAAACTTCTTGAGGCAGGCATCATTGACAAAAATG GAACTCCGAGAAAGGATGGGAAAATACAATTGTCACCAAACGTACCAGCTCTGAGCACTTCTGAGTTCTTCTGGAACTGGCCAGAGAACCTAGAGATGCAAAAGACCATGTTTTCTTATGCCCTTGCCATCCAGCAAAAGATGAAGGTATCCAACTGGCTACTGTGCCACTGGTTTCATGACCTCCACCCTGCAGCCAGTGATTTACTCCCAAACATGTTACCTATTGGTCCATTGCTGGCAAATGAGCATCCTGTTGGAAACCTTTGGAGAGAGGATTTAACTTGCTTGAGCTGGCTCAATGAACAACCAGCTGGATCAGTCATTTATGTAGCCTTTGGCAGCACGTCACTTGTATCCATTAGCCAGCACCAGTTTGATCAAATagcacttggacttgaacttgcAGGTCGGCCATTTCTGTGGGTGATAAAGTCAGACCTCACCAAAGGGTTCAACCCCAAATACCCAGATGGTTTTGCTAATGGAAAAATTGTTCAGTGGGCACCTCAAGAAAAGGTGTTGGCTCATCCTTCTGTTGCCTGTTTCTTGACACATTGCGGTTGGAACTCAACCTTGGAGAGCTTAAGCAATGCAGTTCCTTTCCTATGCTGGCCTCAGTTTGGAGATCAACATTATGTCCAGAGCTGCATATGTGATGGTTGGAAGGTTGGcttaccattaaaaaaagatGACAATGGGATCATTACAAGCCATGAAATTAAGAGGAAGATTGACGAGTTGTTTTCTGATGATGACATAAGAGCAAATTCACTGAAGCTGAAGAACATGGCCAGAGAGAGTGTTGGGAAAGGGGGATCTTCTACAAAAAACTTGGAGTACTTTATTGAACAGATCAAGCATTAA
- the LOC126702630 gene encoding protein Asterix: protein MSSHGNSNSANDPRMPSAAKPFVAPLVNPQDLPVDYSGFIAVIFGIAGVMFRYKLSSWLAIIFCAQSLTNLRNFETDLKQVSMAMMFAIMGLVTNYFGPARPGRKG, encoded by the exons ATGTCATCGCACGGGAACTCAAACTCGGCCAACGATCCGCGTATGCCGTCGGCGGCGAAGCCATTCGTGGCTCCGTTGGTGAACCCTCAAGATCTCCCGGTCGATTACTCCGGCTTCATCGCCGTCATCTTCGGCATCGCCGGTGTTATGTTCAGG TACAAGCTAAGCTCGTGGCTTGCTATCATTTTCTGCGCCCAATCGCTCACCAACTTGCGCAATTTCGAAACCGATCTCAAACAGGTCTCCATGGCCATGAT GTTTGCTATTATGGGATTAGTCACGAACTACTTTGGGCCTGCTCGACCAGGCAGAAAAGGTTAA